The genomic stretch TGAAGACTGTTGCAAGCAGATTTCCATAACTTGGGCAGATCGAGATCTATCCACTTGCGGGAAAGGACCCGACCTCCGATTAAGTCGTTCGGATCGCCTGGTTCCTTCACAGGATACATCCCGTACAATGGCGGCCTGGGAAGCGGACACCCGGGCAACATCGTTGTGGTGATAATAGCAGCCATGTTCAGCGGGTTTTTGTGTATCTCCAATTTTTTTATGCACTTTGCGATGGTGCATATCTCTTCATCAGACTGATCGGCGTCCAGACGCAACACGGAGACAATCAGTTTCTGGTGCCGATCGCAACTCGGGACGGGTTGTATGATTTCGGTCCCTGACCCCAATTCTACCATCCCGACCGTCCGGATATCATTGCTTGGTGTGCGCAACACGCGGAGGATCTTTTCGCAGATAGGGCAATCTGCCTGTAGCTCGCACTACCCGTTAGCTAGAGTCCTAGCAACTCATGCTTCCGCATCTACATCTACAGCTGCGACGCACCTTTATAACTTCGGCCTTAGCTACACGGGTTCCGGTAATGTCGGATTGGTTCGAAGACCGTGCCACTTCGAGGGGAAGGGCCATTTCCAAGGGTGACTCGGCATGTTGGCACAGGCATTTGCTGGTTCTAGAGGAGAAGTCAACTAGGGGATCTAAGTCCTCCATGAGGAGAATCATTTCCTATATAAGTAGCGCCCAGTGGTAAAGGATACATTTTGCTCTGAATTAGCAAGACGGTCACAGATTTAACCGTTATCAGTGAGACATTTCGTCGCTAGGCTGCAGTGTCTTTTCATATTAAGCCAAAGATGAGCCGGTCCAAATTCTGCCTGCCAACTAGCCCAATCCGGGTATTCCGGACGCCTCAAGCGCCACTGCGTCTTGAAGTTGCATAATAGCTGTATCGGAAGCTGATTGCGGTTTTGATGTTGAGTGTGCTCGTTAGCATGCGCTATACGCCAGGGACTTCAAACCTAGCCCTGCTCCTAACCCGAGCCGGTTTTCGGGTGCCCTGGAGCGCTTGGCAAAAGCGGTGCACAGCCACATAGCCACAGATCTGGTGTCAGCAGCGATAGGTTACAGCTAAGCTGCTTTAAGCTAGGTGCGCAGGTCCTCCTTATCTGGCACTTCTAGTAGGCGTACTTAGAATTAGCACAGAAGTACGACAACCTCTCAAGCTTAAGCGCAGTGCTTAGGATAGGATGATAATATAATAAGCTGTAAGCTGATAAACTTTCGACAAAATGTATAAGCTTTCGACGCGCCTACTGCTAGCCAAAGCGAGGCGGTTACGTAATGCTTATGCCAAATTGTTGTATTGCACGGCAAGTAGAACCTATTTTCAAATAACACTAAAGGAGAATAGACTTTATAGCTTAGAGCTAATATTCCGAGAATATCTACTCTTATGGCCTGTTGTTGAGTTTATTATGTTGGGGAGTGTCTGTGCTGTCTCGTCACGCAGTATGTCTCGCTACGCAGTGACGGACGTTAGATTGATTCTGTTCGTATTAGCTTTTAGATTTCCCGCTGCCTGTCAGATGCATGATAGCACCCGGATGACATGAAATACTCgacatactagtgtacaaAGGTCACTATAGGCACCAGACATGCCAAGGTATTAGGTGTTTACTCATACTGTCAAGTATTCCATGTCACTTAGGTGATAGTTTGCATGTATAATGTTACCTCTTTCGCTAAGATCCCAAACAATTCTTTCGCACTTTTCCCTACTGTGACTCTTGTAGAACATACTAACATCTAAGCCATATTACAATTCTAATAGCCCAGCTTTGATCCAAACCTAACACAGAGTGTGTGTTCGACTCGTTTGCTCCTTAGTCGGCTTAGAGCAAACTTCTCTCTCAGTATATCAATCCAGCCACACAATGTCCGCAGTAGTCCGCATGGCTTACCCACAATGCCAGACAAATCATGGCTTTGTATATCAGCTGTTTGCCTTCCAGCTGTACAATGTACCTGACCTTCTAACACTGTCTGATTTCCATCAAAGCAAGTCATTCATTCTGTCAAAGATACGTCGGCCACTGTGTACATACACTTACCGCCATACCGCTTTACAAAGCCACTCCCCCCTTTGACCTACACAGTGTGAATTCAAAGCACGACATTTCGCTCCAACAGCCCCTAGTCATTATAGATTTCGCTCAAGCCCACACTATACGCAGATCATACACAAACGACGCATATCGGCCGCACCAAATTAAATCAGACACCACCACCAAGTTTAAAACAATATTTATCATCAATCATGTGCGGTTCCACCTCGATAACCTACATCGAGTGCGGGCACCAAATGCTCTCCACAACCCCCCAGCACACACTTCTCTGCGAATACGCGGTCATGGTCGAACTCGTCTAAGGCATCGACATGGCACCACCGCCCTGCGTCCCCTGTCCAGCCACCAACACGGTTATAGCCGCGAATCAGAAACTCTTCGACTACTGCCCCGACTGCCGGCCCGAGATGGACTTGGAGGATCCCGCGCGGGCCCAGCGCGGAGAGCTAGATGACGTCCTTCAAATCCACGTGCATATCAAGGACGACGAACGAGGCTGCTATGACGAGGCTGAGGCAAGGCAATTGCTCGAAGATTTTCGGGTTTATGTTGATGAAAAGGCTAGAGCCGGCATGGAATGGGGGGAGAGACTTGAGAACTTTTTAATAGCAAACCCAACGGCAGTGTCTCGTATTGAAGAGCACTCCCTCCATCAGTTACTGTCGGTTGCCGACCCCGCAAAGTACAACATAATGTACCTTGACGGCTTCGCCACGTGCGCGGGCATGGTACGGGTGCTGCGCATGTACGTCGCGCGTCAAGTTCCCAACAAGCTGTTCACCGATACGTTCAAGTGGGTACATGACTTGGCACTGCAGACGAATCGTGTCATGGAGACCTTTCACGTCGTGGCGGACGCGATGATGCAGGAGAATACGGAAGCGTATCAAATGCGAGTGGAGTTTTGGGGGGATGTGCTTATAAGGACGGTGCGGAGAGGGCCAGGGCATGGGGTGGGAGAGGAGTTTTTTGGAGGGGAGGGAGTGGTGGATGGGGACAGCGAGGATCATCCGCTGGCAGAGAAGGAGGTGGCCGTGGAAGCTCCAGTCACAAGGATAACTGGGAGAAAGCCGTCGAGGAAAGAAAACGGGACACTAAATATCCACGGCCTGAAGTATAACTCTAAGAGCTTGGAAGGACTTCTAGACCACGAACCGGCCAAGGAGGTCGAACTGAACATCTCCTACATTCCTAATGGAGTAAACGGGATGGGTGTGGATGTGGAAGATGAGCACGGCAACAGGCTTGTTTGGGACGATGAAGGAAAATCCCGTCTCATCTGCGCCCAAGAGCCAAGAGCTACCACGCTTGCTCCGACCACAAAGCCCAAGTCACTTGACGCTGAACCACCAGTGTCCAAGCCAAAGAAAGTCACTGAAGGCTAAGGCTTCGGCTTCGAATACTCCGACTCCGCCGATGAAGCTAACATCGACGAGCCGGTCCAACCGAGCAACGACGACGTGGATGACTCCTCACCAGCCATTATCTCAGTAGCCGCAGGTCCAATCACCTCACCTGCTGCCTCCGAGCCATCGTCCTCTCTCCGCAAACGCAAGTCGTTGTCCCCCTCCTCGCCAGACAAtaatgatgatgatgatCCCTTTGATCCACTAATGCAGCGAAAGCGGAGGAAGCCAGCGCCTTTACATCTGGAGGATCGACGCAGCAAATTTTAGATCGAGAAGAACCACTAGCCTACATCTAGAGGCCCTAGTGGTACGTTGTGTACCACAATCGGCATATAGTGATAAGTCTATAGGAAATAGAAGTGATGGCTTATCAGCCTCATTAGTTACCTAGGCTCAAGCGGTTGAAGTAATAAAGGAAAAGCATAGCATGTGTAATATTGGGAGGATTGTTCTTGGAATAGTATTAATTTTGAACAAAGCTAGCGTAATTTTTGTTGTTGTGCATACAAGAATAGATTTTTGTCTTTTAAGTCATTACACTACAACATGTCTTGTTCTGTACCGTGTGAGTTTGTAAAAGTGAGAACTTGATTACTTTTTTTTTAGGGGTATCAAATATCTGACTATACCAAAGAACAGCGCTACCAGTTTGTACTTGAGACATGGGCCTCCCATATAGATAGTGAAGGCACCTAGAAGAATATTACTCAGAATCGTCGCCTGCAGAGTCATCACTCTTGTCTCCGTCATCCTCTTCTTCAGAGTCGACTTGGacgtcgtcgtcatcgttgtcgtCACTGTTGTCATCTCCTCCACTTTCTGCTTCTTCCTCGCTATCATCTTCTAGTACAATCTTTTGTTGTGGCACGGGTCTAGCGGCTGCCCTGCGACTAGGTCGACCGGTAGCCGTGACCTCGTTTGTCTTGCCCCACGCCAGCTCACCCTCTTTGATAGCCTCGAGGTCTTTCGCAAACTCCCTTTGTTCCTTTATCTTTGCCGCCTTTTCATTTGAGTATTTTCCGTCCATGCCAACGTCTTTTAGCCAGCCCTTGAGTACACGGATCTTTTCCTTGGTGGTGTCGCATTTCGAGAGCTCAGGATCGCGGGCCCAGACTTTGCGGATACCGCATTTGACCAGCCAGCCCTGAAGCCGTTTGACTTCGACAGTGTCTGGGTCGTCTTCGGCTTTGGCCTTGGGCGCAGCTTTTGGTTTGGCAGGCGCCTTTTCTTTCTTGCCctttgcagcagcagcctTTTTCTTCTTAGCAGGTGCCTCGTCTATGACGCTTGAGAGATCGCTATCTGAAATTTCTTCCTTTGCCTCTGGTTGTTTGCTCTCCTCCTCTACCTCAGCACTAGGTTTATCAGTTGACTTTGgcgcctcttcctcttcatccGAGTCCTCTGCCACAGTCTTGTTGGTCCACCGTGCTGGCTTCTTTGGGGGCTCACTCTCGGCATCGGAGATTTCGGCAGGTGGCTCTGAGAGATGGGCTTCGGACTCTTCGGACTCGGTCTTTGCGCGCTTCTTTGCCTTCTTCGCTGGCGCAGCTGCCTTGCGCTTTACGCCACGCGTAGTTTCGGATGCTGCTTTGGTCTTTTTCTCTGCAGGCTTCGCTCGCGGTGTGGGTACTTGTTTCTTAGGCGTCGGCTGTGGTGAGGGTTCGTCGGTGCAGAATTTATCCTATAAACTTGGACAATGGTCTTGAAAATGTAGCTTGAAGCACATACCACAGCATCTACAATTAGCTCCTGGGATTTCTGCTTCCATGTCGAGTTCGTCTTGAAGAAGCCCTCTTCCAGGCCTAGCTCCTTTTCGGCGCGCGCACGAACGCGCTTGACAGTAAGGTCGTCATCTTTTCCGGATTTATGTATCGCTATGACAGTGTCGCGCAATTTGCTAGCAATGGCCGCCTCAGAGGGACCGTCTCGTTCAGAATCAGACATGATAGTTGTTGCGCGGCGCGCGTGTTGGTGGTGTTGAGGGATCGACAAGGAGCCCTAGCTACAGCTCCGATAGCATCCACGTGACGTCGCGGAGAAGCAATAGGTACATGCACTACATATGTATTGCGTCAACGGACATGAGGGTCCGGGATAAAGTAAAGTTCCGTGGACAAATACACAGAACTACATGCTGCTCTGGCGGCCTCGATCAGGTTTGTGTTGGGTACCTGTCGTCAGTGTAGGTGACTCGAGGGACTCGAGGCCGTCGAGCTGAGGCAGGGGTGTCGCTGTTTAGTTAACTTATGGCCTGTGAGCCACCCCGCGCGACGTCACTTTTAATCGCAAGTTTGACACGGACACGACCAGTGTCTACGTCTACTTTGCGTTGCCCACGTCGTCAACACATGTCGGTGAACAAGGTGCATAACGCCTGTCCTGGTCTCATCTAGCCTTCCCATAGTCGTTGCCAAGTTTACTTGTTGCCCTCGGCTGCACCGGCGGTGCCCTGCGACGTGCCATCTCTCCCGTCGCCTGAGCTCGGAACCTGCGAGAAGCTACCTCCACCCCAGCGGGCCCTGATCCATTATCATTCTTTCGTCACCTAAGAACCACAATAAAAGCTACTGACCCATCCTTCGCGCCTGACAAgcttgcttgctcttctCACTCGCCGCCTTCACACGTTTCCGGCTTTAGTGTTGATTGCGTGCGATTATCCACATAGCAGACAAACTTACGACGTGAGCAAATTTCACGACATTGAATTCCCGGCCCCACTATCCTAAACACACACGCACATATAGACCGCCAAGATGCCTGAGGCGCCAACAAAGCTCGTCCAGCCCGAGTCGTCCGAAGGACGTCTGCTACTCGTATCAAATCGCCTGCCCATCACCATCAAGCGCTCCGATGAGGGCAAGTATGACATGTCCATGTCCTCAGGTGGACTTGTCAGTGGATTGAGCGGACTGTCCAAGACGACGACATTCCAGTGGTATGGCTGGCCGGGTCTGGAGGTGCCTGAAGACGAGGCCCAGAGCCTGAACGACCAACTCAAGGAGAAGTACAACGCGGTACCTGTCATGCTCGACGACGAGCTCGCAGATAGGCATTATAACGGCTTCTCAAGTGAGAATACCCGATTAGGGGAATGCTGTACGTGTACTGATAACGCGCAGATGAGATCATGTGGCCGCTTTTCCACTACCACCCCGGTGAGATCACTTTTGACGAATCCGCTTGGGACGCTTATACAGAAGCCAATCGCCTGTTCGCAAAGGCGGTTGCGAAAGATGTACAAGACAATGACATGGTTTGGGTACACGACTACCACCTGATGCTCATGCCAGCTATGCTGCGTGAGGAGCTCGGCAACACCAAGAAGAATGTCAAGATTGGCTTCTTCCTGCACACACCCTTCCCCAGTTCCGAGATTTACCGTATCCTCCCTGTCCGTAACGAGATTCTGCTGGGTGTACTCCACTGCGATCTCATCGGCTTCCACACATATGACTATGCTCGCCACTTCCTGAGCAGTTGCTCGCGTATTCTGTAGGTATTTGCATCAGAGCACTACCTTCTCCTACTAACAAATGCCAGCGGCCTCGCCACAACACCCAACGGAGTTGAATTCCAAACCAAGGTCGTCACCGTCGGCGCTTTTCCCATTGGTATCGACCCCGAGAAGTTCGATGAGGGCCTCCAGAAGCCCAAGGTACAAGAGCGGATAGCGGCGCTCGAGAAAAAGTTTCAGGGTGTCAAGCTCATCGTCGGTGTGGACCGTCTTGACTACATCAAGGGTGTTCCCCAGAAGCTACACGCTCTCGAGGTCTTCCTCACCGAACACCCCGAGTGGATCGGCAAGGTTGTACTTGTCCAAGTCGCCGTTCCCTCCCGCCAAGATGTCGAAGAATATCAAAACCTGCGCGCCGTGGTCAACGAGCTTGTCGGTCGCATCAATGGCAAATTCGGCACCATTGAATTTATGCCCATCCATTTCATGCACAAGTCCGTTTCTTTCGACGAACTCATTGCCCTCTACGCCGTTTCTGACGTCTGTCTCGTCTCATCGACGCGTGACGGTATGAACCTGGTGTCCTACGAGTACATTGCTACCCAGGAGAAGCGACACGGTGTCATGATTTTGTCAGAATTCACTGGCGCTGCACAGAGTCTCAACGGCAGTCTCATCGTCAACCCCTGGAACACTGAGGAGTTGGCAGATGCCATCCACGACGCAGTCACAATGGGCGACGAGCAAAGGAGCCTAAACTACCAGAAGCTCTCCAAATACGTCAGGAAATATACAAGGTAAGTCTCCGCGATTACCTAACAGCATATCTATACTAACGTCGCTTAGTGCCTGGTGGGGCGAGTCGTTTGTCACCGAGCTTAGAAGGATCTCGGAGATGCCAGACCGCAAAGTGCACTTTGCCAACGTCACCGTTGCGGGTGTTGATGACTCAGCAAAGACAGATGGAGAGAAGGCTTCTGAAGAACCCGCTTCCACTACTCAGGCCTAAACGAAACACGCTCAGTGTGCCAATGCCACAAAGGCTACGACCTCAGGTCATCACCCTTGTTTACGATGAATGAAATGGCATGTGGGGGAAACACGGCGTGACGGAAGGCAGTTCGAATTGCATAGTGATGGAAGGTTCCTGTTTACTCAGTACCCCTCAGTTACTAGATCCTTTACCTAGATGCTAGAGTGAGATGCCTCACTAGAGCAACGAGGATATACCCCTATAGACGACAATGAAGGTTCTTCTCCGAATGCTCCTTGTACGATGTTCTTCCATTAGGTTTATTTAGAAGTGATCCGGTTTATTTAGGACAACATGCCGCTTTCACCACATCTGCTAGCAATTGTACACACCACGGTCCTCATTGGGCTAGCAAAGTATGAATCGGGGCTTATTACAGATAGTGAACTTCAGAATGAGAGTGAGTTGAGCTGTCGATTTGTAGTTCATGGATGCTATGTTCACTTTACAATTACGAAAGTGCACTAGGCTAGAAGCAGTGCCAAGCTTCCCGGGGAAATAAGGCCCTGAGCTCGGATTGGGGCTACATTTCTGTAACAAAGTTTCTTATCCTATCTTTTAGATCTATCGACATTATATACCAAGTGACCACATGTTCTGCCCTAGTTCAATTCATATTGTCAGTATGAGTGAGTACACTGACTTTCCGTTGTCTGCTGTCTTTCAACCTTTTTCCGCGCCCATCTCTCTTTTCTTCATTTACAGTATATGCTTGCAATTCTTGTCACTAGGTAAGTGTGAAAAAGCTCGATAGAGCTCTTGTCAAAATCAGGTAATCGATGGTGTCGgaacatgcgcgtacagccagcccggcgagtttttccgggccggaagcttggaccactagttagaccaagcttcccgcttagctcgcaaccgtacatatggagatctctccatccagctcttgctcactactaatcaaatactatAACGTACCtcacgggcgagtgggccacacgggcgagtgggccactCCGCTAAGACCCCACCAAAACATACTGTTACCTACAGTACTTTCACAATGAGCCAACAACAAAACAATCTACCAGCTTTAAAAGAGGCTCGATTACAGCTTGCTCTCAAGGCTATCGAACGCGACGCGACGCTGTCGCAGAGACGCGCTGCAGCTATCTACAACGTATCTCGAGTAACTCTTGggcgccgacgcgctggaaTACCTCTTCGGAGCGATTGTACGCCTAACTCAATGAACCTCCTTAAGACAGAGGAGGATGTAATTGTCCAGCATATCCTTGACCTCGACGCGCGAGGATTTCCGCCCCGACTTGCTGCTGTGCAGGATATGGCTAATTCTTTGTTGGCTGAGCGCCACCGCGACCCTGTTGGTCAGAACTGGGCTGCAACCTTCGTCAAACGTCGCCCTGAGCTTAAGGTCAAATTCAATCGCAAGTATGACTACAAGCGAGCCCTCTGTGAGGATCCTGAGGTTATACAAGGCTGGTTCCGACTTGTGGAGAACACAAAGGCCAAGTACGGTATCCTTGATGAGGACACCCACAACTTTGACGAGTCTGGCTTCATGATGGGCATGATATCAACTGGAGCAGTAGTCACAGGCTCTGAGCGTCGAGGACGACCAAAGAGCGTTCAGCAgggcaatcgcgagtgggcTACAGTGATCCAGGGTATCAACGCGACTGGGTGGGCAATCCCACCTTTTATCATCTTCAAAGGCAAGAACCACCTCTCTGCCTGGTACAAGGAAGATAACCTACCTCGCGACTGGGTTATTGCAGTCTCTGAGAACGGCTGGACAACAAACAAGCTTGGTCTAGAGTGGTTAAAGCACTTTGACGCTCACACAAAGAAGAGGACTGTAGGAAACTATCGTCTGCTTATTATCGACGGCCACGAGAGCCACGACTCGCTCGATTTCCAGCAGTACTGCAAGGATCACAACATTATTACTCTCTGCATGCCTCCTCACTCGTCGCACCTACTACAGCCTCTTGATGTGGGGTGTTTCTCGCCTTTGAAGACAGCGTATGGCCGCCAAGCCGAGGATCTAATGCGCAACAAGATCACCCATATCACTAAACTAGAGTTCCTACCGTGCTTTAAAGGCGCTTTTGACGCTGCGATTACAAAGGCCAATATACAAGGAAGCTTTCGAGGCGCTGGCTTAGTCCCATTTAATCCAGAGGCTGTGATATCGACGCTTGACGTGCGGCTGCGCACTCCACTGCTACCTACCGTCGAGGACGGTCCCTGGCAGTCGCAAACTCCAAGCAATACCCTAGAACTTGGGTCGCAATCAAAGCTGATTCAAGAGAGGATTCGAAGACATGTAGATAGCTCACCTACGTATATGGTTGAGGCGATCAAAAGCCTGTCAAAAGGTGCAGAGATGATAGCGCATTCTCTGGTGTTAATGACCAAGCGCAACGCTGAGCTCCAAGCCGCCAACGAGGCCTCAAGTAAGCGTAGATCATATAAAAGGAAGCGCTTACAGCAGCAAGGGACCTTAACAATTGATGAGGGCGTGCGACTGACGACTCTTAAGGAGTTTGGGGCATGTAGTGATaggaagaaggcgaagaagagagTGCGCGTTGAGGCAGGCGAGCCTAGCCAACGACGCTGTGGACGCTGCGGCGAGGCAGGACATAATATGCGCACATGTAGGCAAGAAGCAGCGATAGATTCTGAGTAGAATAGCCTATTACG from Pyrenophora tritici-repentis strain M4 chromosome 1, whole genome shotgun sequence encodes the following:
- a CDS encoding CDC27 multi-domain protein, translated to MSDSERDGPSEAAIASKLRDTVIAIHKSGKDDDLTVKRVRARAEKELGLEEGFFKTNSTWKQKSQELIVDAVDKFCTDEPSPQPTPKKQVPTPRAKPAEKKTKAASETTRGVKRKAAAPAKKAKKRAKTESEESEAHLSEPPAEISDAESEPPKKPARWTNKTVAEDSDEEEEAPKSTDKPSAEVEEESKQPEAKEEISDSDLSSVIDEAPAKKKKAAAAKGKKEKAPAKPKAAPKAKAEDDPDTVEVKRLQGWLVKCGIRKVWARDPELSKCDTTKEKIRVLKGWLKDVGMDGKYSNEKAAKIKEQREFAKDLEAIKEGELAWGKTNEVTATGRPSRRAAARPVPQQKIVLEDDSEEEAESGGDDNSDDSE
- a CDS encoding glycosyltransferase family 20 protein, translating into MPEAPTKLVQPESSEGRLLLVSNRLPITIKRSDEGKYDMSMSSGGLVSGLSGLSKTTTFQWYGWPGLEVPEDEAQSLNDQLKEKYNAVPVMLDDELADRHYNGFSNEIMWPLFHYHPGEITFDESAWDAYTEANRLFAKAVAKDVQDNDMVWVHDYHLMLMPAMLREELGNTKKNVKIGFFLHTPFPSSEIYRILPVRNEILLGVLHCDLIGFHTYDYARHFLSSCSRILGLATTPNGVEFQTKVVTVGAFPIGIDPEKFDEGLQKPKVQERIAALEKKFQGVKLIVGVDRLDYIKGVPQKLHALEVFLTEHPEWIGKVVLVQVAVPSRQDVEEYQNLRAVVNELVGRINGKFGTIEFMPIHFMHKSVSFDELIALYAVSDVCLVSSTRDGMNLVSYEYIATQEKRHGVMILSEFTGAAQSLNGSLIVNPWNTEELADAIHDAVTMGDEQRSLNYQKLSKYVRKYTSAWWGESFVTELRRISEMPDRKVHFANVTVAGVDDSAKTDGEKASEEPASTTQA